From Candidatus Neomarinimicrobiota bacterium, a single genomic window includes:
- a CDS encoding NAD-binding protein, which translates to MTEWKSKSKRRLTRFRRILLLVFGTLLIATVGFRILGGGEWSLLDSIYMVVQSLPFVVIESDDEKIRAIAERDYIHVQGDATADETLEKANIKEASGLVVVLSSDSDILFVTMSARTLNPDLLITSRCSVEENVPKLMRAGANKVVNPYIAGGHKMAELAVAPYVEDSVEISTPTRSVDLLMEEIMVKNIDGYSGKLIRESRLREEFQILIAGVIDENGEMVFNPDPDTTLKDSHTLMLMGEKEKLARFKKLACRKRSDEASPH; encoded by the coding sequence CACGGTTCAGAAGGATTCTTCTTCTCGTCTTCGGAACCCTTCTTATCGCAACGGTCGGTTTCAGGATACTGGGAGGAGGGGAGTGGTCGCTCCTTGACAGCATATACATGGTCGTCCAGTCACTTCCATTTGTGGTGATAGAATCGGATGATGAGAAGATCAGGGCCATCGCGGAAAGGGATTACATCCATGTTCAGGGAGATGCCACGGCCGATGAAACGCTGGAAAAGGCGAATATCAAGGAAGCCTCTGGCCTGGTGGTGGTACTCAGTTCGGATTCTGACATACTGTTCGTCACCATGTCTGCTCGTACCTTGAATCCGGACCTTTTGATTACCAGTCGATGCAGCGTTGAGGAAAACGTACCGAAGTTGATGCGTGCAGGGGCGAACAAGGTAGTTAACCCGTACATTGCCGGGGGTCACAAGATGGCCGAACTGGCAGTGGCACCATACGTGGAAGACTCGGTGGAAATATCGACACCCACTCGTTCCGTTGATCTCCTAATGGAAGAAATCATGGTGAAGAATATTGATGGTTACAGCGGAAAGTTGATTCGCGAATCGAGGTTAAGAGAGGAGTTTCAGATCCTCATTGCCGGGGTGATCGATGAAAACGGGGAGATGGTATTCAATCCCGATCCAGATACGACCTTGAAAGATTCCCATACGTTGATGTTGATGGGAGAGAAGGAAAAATTGGCCAGGTTCAAGAAATTGGCCTGCCGAAAACGAAGCGATGAGGCATCACCCCACTAG